The Mugil cephalus isolate CIBA_MC_2020 chromosome 8, CIBA_Mcephalus_1.1, whole genome shotgun sequence genome segment TAATTGTTCcttataattaaaaatgaatttcccACGGCACCCTCTTTAAAAATTAAGCACAgaaatggccaaaaaaaaaacatttaaaagtttgtttataATATTATGACAAGTCAGTGATTAGAAATACATTCTGCAGCAGAGGCAGATAGTGGTAGTTGCTTTATAGTATCTTAACAGGGCAAAGGTCGACGTTCCTGCCAATGATTAGAACAAGTAACAGGAAAAGTCTAGTTTTTGTAGTTCATAATGCCACAAAAATGAATAAGTGAGATCATATTATGAACTGAAGCACATGCAATTGCAATTTACCTAAAAAAGGGTAtatgttttacaaaaaataaaacgcagTGACtgatgaaataataagaaatgaaTTGAGTCTGCTGCCTTATGTTTTAGTTTgagggtaaaataaaaaaacatattgacTCTCAATGAGTAATCAACGATTAGCCatggaaaaaatgtaataataaaaaaagtaataatatgGAAAAGCTTGTTTTACCTGGTGGCTTGTTGCAGACTGACAGAGGACCTGTACAGTCCTTTAGTCCATCCAGCCGCCGCCATGTTCCTGCGCAAACTTAAAACTTTCTTTGACACGTAAACGTGCTCGTCTGGTTAATGTTTACCTTCCCGCCTGTGGTGTGTGCTGCGTTAATCAGGCTTGGAGTTAGATAGACATAAAGACTAATCCGCCGgagatttaaaaacaagtcTGATTGACCGGGCCACGCAGTGCGCAGTGCGCGGTAATCAATGCCGATCAGACCTGATTAGTCGATTCCGCCTGTCATCGATTGGgggcacattttaaaacacattagcGAACAGTtggatgacttttttttctttttcttttttactataCACTAACAATGCTATGagttaataattaaaactgtttttatgaCTATACCTTTAATAAACCTTCTTATTGATCAGCCATCTCAACTagacgtccccaatttctgggcACAGTCATCGTTTTGGATTACCGCTATCTGAAAATAATTGTTGCGCGCAGACAgcggttattacggtagccggaaAGGAAGCCCGAGTCAGcgtgttgcgcgcagactataAACAGTACGGTAGCTTGTCGCGCTACTATTGATATTCAAGACAtagtattttaaatatgtttaaatatgtcaaaatacatgaaactgtaattgtccctgtttcctAATTTGGTCATGTCTCGTCACCTTACCCCACAGCACACTTTTGAAGTTGCAGtagtaccttttttttctgcaactgCTTCCTGttgatatttattgttatttattagcCATACAACCTCTGCAGTAACATGTAAAAAGATAAATTCCTgcgtacatttacattttattcattttacttcTACAATCACCCTCCATGGACAGCATGGAAAGATTCAAATATTTGTTgtatagtatttattttgtatatattgtgGCTTATATTGCCCCCtgtggacaaataaagttttctgaatctgaataatATTTGCACATGGAGCCGAGGTAAATAATTAcctccttatatctagttatagcCCCATCAGATAAGCATTTACTGTaatgattcttttctttttttccaatttctgtgtcaTTTATTCTTGTAAATTCAATTGTTATCAGGAAATAGTCGGTGTTATGAGTAAATACTGGCAGGTTAGGGTTGCGAGGGTTAGGGAATGCATTCTGTCAATGGACAGCATACTGTATGTAACACAGTTTGAGTTTTGTCAGTAAACAGTCTCTTATCTAATCGTGGACCTTTCTTTCAaagccgtttttttttctaactagTCATGCGGTACTTAAATCCCTTTTGTACAACCCactttcacttcttttcatACACAATGCAGTGCTCTCTGATCCTCTCCATCATTCTACCCACTGACATTACATAACATCAAATCAGATCATATCTAAAAAGGATCATACTCAATACCTGCATTGTATGCCCGTTTTCAGTGACTTTGTCAAAACATTATTTGAAGCTCGGCATACGTGCTGTTTCTGTCGTTAAATGAGCAGCCTCTGAATGAGCTTTATTTCCAATTGATTGGGTATTtaacaagttttatttattccgAGTTCCTTTTATTCAGGAGGATCTGCGCACAtggctctttaaaaaaaaaaaaaaaagaaaaagaaagaaaacaacatcttTTTAAAAGATGATATTTTTGCAGGCATCCTTTGGCTCATCTCTCCGTAAAAAAACGTCCATAGGGCTTTGACAAGTCTTCTTCCATCTCTGCTGGCATAAAAGTACAGCAATTACAGTAACACTCCTCAAGCTTTTGCTTTTCTGAATGTGCCAATTCGGCCCCCGTGATTTACTCTAAGCACAGGGAACATTTCTTTCACTGCTGTATACAAGTCGTCAAAATCCTGGTTCACTGTAATGTCCTtgaaaaaaaagatacacagAGGAGAGGGTGAATAAGTCGGCTGCCTTCAGCGAGGAAAACACTCCCAGAAATTCTGACCGAGGTGAAACATGTGACTTACTGAAAAGTCTAAAGCCTCCATGGCTGAATCCGGGTTTTCCTGTATAGATTTAAGGATTCCGTAGCATCCAGTGGTCTGGATGGGATTCCTACCGATCTGGACAGAAACACGAGTTACCAGCAACAATTCTGCATCAGTTCAACACTTTCAGACGTCTTTTTCCGGCAGATCTTAAAAATCTGTGCAACCCCCGTGAAGCTCGTCGATAAGCTTAGCGTGGCTCTGTCAGGTTCTATTATACTTCATACTTTATACCTGGggttttcctcctccttgttattattactgttactgCTGATGTGCCACGCACACTTGGTCTTTAAACTTTGGTGCTTAGTTTCAACATGATGGTGGAATTTAAATAGTTGCATACAGTCGTGTAatgttgtaaaataaacagtttgaagatcttaatcttatcttaaagaaattaagaagcAAATGCttggatctcaggaggttaaagcctCATGTTGATGCACGTACATATGATGTTACCTTGGCTTAGCTTTTCAGATTAGGATTTAGAACGTTAATTGGGAAAACTTTAGAAATGATGTCAGGTTGATTATTTCCTTTTTGAGATCTACATCTCgttccttcatgttttcttttcatgctgTGAATGTCAATTAACTATAAAGCAGCGGtttttcaaagtgtggctgaataATGCCGTTTAAAAACCcgtcttagtcggataaggagaactctacggaagagtattagggccacccttGAGAAAAacaattagaggaggtagatttttatttcatcatgcactttgagaaaaaattctgtgaaaaaaaccaaaatttcaagaaaaaaaatcaaaatttcatgaaaaaaaagtgaaattttgagaaaaaactcaaaatacatCATCATAAAGTTAGACCTTTACACCAgcagtactgtatgtgtatggttcaaactgtttattttacgaCATTACACGACTGTATGCAACCATGTAAATTCCACCACCATGTTGAAACTAACGTCCCCATATAAGGACCctgtgtctcaggaggttaatgtccACATGTAACTCTCTGCCAGAAAGAACATTTCTCTGCCTCatttggtttgaacttcagtgtGAATTGTCAATATAAAGTCAACCACACCATTACATTAGTAATTGCTAGCTCCCATTAGAGCAGATGCAGACTGGATTGTGTCTCAGGTGCTTTGAACGCCTCACAATTTCTTAACAAAAAGCCTGCCGTTACTTAACAAGCGTAGAAATGCCGCGTTTCTTTTGTGTATTCACTCCTGCTTCTGCTGGCCTCTCTGTGGCATCGCTGCCTTTTAAattggtttcatttaaattgCAAAGCTCAGATAATGGAAATTGTGAAGTCCAGATAATAGTGACGAAAAATACGCCGTCTCTCAGAGAGCATCGGTAAGTACAAGATGATCACGGTGTCAAAGTCTGAAACCGCACAAGCTTCTCTGCTTATGCAACAGAACATCTTAGCGCAAACACTCACTTTAGTgtcttctccatttttttttttctttgagtcaGTTGAGACGAGCCCCCCCTGCCAACTCATCTGGGgcattaacattaaaacaaagtacagtgatccatttatttatcccattttATCCACCGATGCCCCCCATTGCTCGTGATGCTCGAACCAATCTCTTTTCAACAGCTTACATTCAGGAGTTTGATTGTCTTGTTTACTTTGAGGCCCGTGGCGAGGCGGATGGCTCCTTCAGGGGGTATTCGGTTGTTACTGTGGCGAGAAACAAAGgcagaaagcaaagaaaaaagtgtgGCGGAGTGTGAGGGAAGCAATCTCAAAGTGTTAGTTTTTAAATGGCATTATTCAGTCATGTAGGAAAAATGTTTGGAAATTTGTGAagcaagtttttgttttttttacttagttAAACAAGAGGTGGATGAAACTCTATTAGCTGGAGTTTGTTTATGGCAGCTATTTATTAGCTGCAAATACCAAAATCATCAGAAGTCAAAATGCGTGTTGCATTCATTACATGAATTatacagcgatcaggcataacattatgaccactgtcacgagaagtaaataactttgaccatcttgtgacaattcagagttctgctggaaaacttttggacctggtatttattcatgtagatgttacatagacatgtagcacccacctagaccagaccagacacccccaccccatagtaatgacactccttgatggcagtaggaTTCAgcctgacctggcctccaaatgcaCTACATCctaaactgaccaagtatctgtgcaACCAGTGATGCTGGCAACAcattactctaatctgaccacttttttcacttttttagtaacgagtaatctaacgcgttactatttccaaaccagtaatccgATTAAAGTTACTTAATCCCAGTTACTGTGTTactattttttcccattttatatctttgctttcttcttgaGTCTCTGTCATGTATGCAACAAGTGCAGcgacacaaatgtaaacaacaagggagggaggagaaacaTGAGCATTTTCGAGCTGGAAATAGTAGCAGTAAGAGGCGCAGCTTGGAGGCCCAAGGGCCAGAGATTTAAAAGTCTCAACCcaactagttacttttaaaatcaagtaatcggTAAAGGAACTAAGTCGGCCAAGTTAAGTAACTTTTTAAATGGGTAATAATCAGTGATCAGATTACTTTTTTACAGAAACATGGGAGACcaagacaatattaggaaggtggtcataatgttattcctgatcggtGTAAAAGAATGATCTAAACAAAAGCTAAGCTCAGTTTCCATTGACTAAAACAGCTCAGCTCATACCTGACGTTCAACTCCTCCAAAACGTTGTTCTCCTTGAGCGCCTGTCCCAAAGCGATGGCTCCTTCTTTCCCAAAACCATTAAATGACAGATCCACTGTTCGAAGGAAAATGTTTCcctacaaaacacaaaaagaataaaCTGGTAGAAGTTCTGTAGCAACATTAACCGTGAACCAAAGAAACCTCTTCATTTAAAGTGAGAGATCAGTGATGATCTTGAACGTCTCTGGACCTGGTTCAATCAAACCTGACTGATCAGGATCCACTTGACCAGCTCGTTAAGGTCGTTAAGATACAGAAAACTGCCTCCACCCCGAGTCTGTGGGACACTTGAGGatgatggggggtgggggggtggggaaGCTGTTTCACGAGGTAGCAAAGTTATGAAATGTCTTCTTCAATTAGCAATTAGCATATTATCTGAACAGGCAGGTTCTGTTTCTGCGCCACTAGAATACACAGCGTCTCAGGAGTTTGTTTTCACAGTCGTCCAACTTTATAATTCTTGTTTGGAGAAAAATCCACCAGGCTGGATGAAACATTTCATCAAATTAATTAGTTTGGGTTGTTTCCCAAATGAGTCTAAATAAGTTTTTGTGTACTTTGCGTGGTCATCTTTTCATGGTTTCTTGCTGCCGTCTTATTTTCAGTTAAATGCACTCTTGCAGGGGAACTTATCCATCAAAGTTTATTTATAGATCCTGGGGGGAGGGAAGTGTATAAAGGATTGCGTAGCTCCAGGGGAAGTTATGTGAACTCTGAAAAACTGACTTGTCACTCAAGGCCCtggagaagattaaaaaaaaaaaaaaaaaaaaaggaagagaaggggAGAATAAAAATGTAGTGGCAAATTCAATGTAAAGTGGTCAGAACATGAGTTTAATTAAACTCTTGTTCATATAGAGAGCAGCCACATCACCGAAAACCCCATCCACGTTTTCCCTGGGACCTTGCCTGCACTCGGAGCCAATAATGATGGATATGAGAAAGTTCCTGTTAAGAAACTAAGTATTCACTTAGTTATCTCCAGCCCCCAGCTAACAGCACAAAGTCCCATGTAATTTAATTgaagtaattaagtaatatATTCTTCCATTTTAATCACATATGTAATCTGTGCaatttgaaaaacaattattgtgttGCGAGTGAAAGTCATGACATTACCCTCTACGTTGATCAGTTATTGTTGTTAATTCTTTGTTAGCTGTTTTGTGCTCGTGTGCTATGTTCACTTACATCCTGTGCATTtcctgggggctaagcctcccctatccttaaaacctagtgatgCCCCtggctgggaaacatttggtcCTGACATTCATTTGAGTGGATATTACTAAGACTTGTAGCaccgacctagaccagaccagaccagacaccaccaaACACCCTCATTTCGTCCACAAAACGCTGTACTACGTCCTtttgtagaggaaacactgctaTCACCTGTTTGTGCAAGGAGAAGTCACATAAGTTGAGTTTATTTCTtcgctttcttcttcttctgaatgcagccttttttcttttttttttttttaaaaaatctggagCATCAGAAACTTTCCTTGAACTTGTAAAGTTTATTCTTCTTGAACACCAGAGAGTTCAATTTATAGAATCCAGGTTACATCAGGAATCTTCTGACATAAGCTTTGCCTTACAAATTGCCGTAGGctgcttcatcatcatcatcatcatcatcactgctcCCCTCTTCAGCTTAcaaaaaccatgtttttttttttttttttggaataattCAAAAGAATACCAACCACTACAGCCCACACAGGAACGCTCCCACATTTAAACCTCAGGTATACTGCGAAATACAGAGGGATGAGCATAATTTGCGTTGTTTGAACTCCTTCTGACAAAGGGCTTCAAGGTAACCGGTGTTCATTTGTTGTATTACCCCGAGGCCATTGGCCAGCAGCACAGCTCCTCTCCCGCGAATGCAGTTCCAGGCCAGACTTAGTGATCTCAGCCCCGTGTTCTCTGACAGAGCGTCTCCAAGGGTTTGACCTAAAACCACAGTGCAACACATTCAAAAATAACTTTACTAattgtaaaaacaaagaaaatgtcaatTGTATTTGCTTGTCCAGATGACGACATGCTGAACATATTTCtgaagggtgaaaaaaaaaagcatcaggattagaatctttttttttaaaccgtgtCGCGGGAACCTCATCACATGTCATACCCTTGAGAtgttgtgattgtgtgtttcaTTACGTAGAAGCACTCGTAGACTTGTAGAGGCAGAAATCCCAAAGAACGCTGCAGCCATCATCATCTCGCTGACTAGGATAAAAGTCTATATAGGTTCATAATCACAGAGGCGTCACTCAAGACCCAAGAGTGCTTGGGTGAAAAAGCAATGGCTCCATAGCACAAGTGTTTGATTGCTACACTTTCCCTCAGATACCTGCTACACAGAAGGGCGCACTCACAATTGATGAGGATGTCCGTTGGTATTTCAGCCGTGGAGAATATAGGAGTGGATTTGTGTGGATGACCCATAGAtgcacacatatttttttttttttttttacccacacaggcagatttattttcaattaCCCACGTCAGCTGCTTCGTGTGCTGGTCTGCCATTGTTTCACTGTCACAAAGCTCATCCACAAGATAATTGAGAGAGGTTTTAATGAAGGTAAAATGTTCTTGACCTTTGAATGCCACAGTCTGCTGCCGCCTGCTGCCCCACGACTGCTTGGAGATAAGGCTCTCCTATTATGACGAACTCTTTCATGAGCATGGCTCTCCAAAAATCTAGTAGATACCAGCGCTGACATAAAGTCATAATGTTAAATGGATCTGCACACTTCACAGTAATTGGTCAGCGTAAAGGGCATCATTGTTTATTCAATTATCGTTTAATATGAGGGAGAAGAGGGCTTTGAATCCACCTACACAGCTGCTTGCTGTGACTCCTTGGAGATTTAACGCGGGCATTCATTCTTGTGTGAtcaaaagaaggaagaaggaagcaAAATAGAGTTATTTTAGGCAAAAACATCAGCGATGGCTATTTAAAGATGACTAAAGGAATAGTTTTCTCACATTTGAATCTTTTAAACAATGGAAAGTTTCTAACGTATGTCCAAGTGAATTTGATTACCGGATTCTGAGATTAAAGGCTACATGTTACTGTTTCCTCATGGTTTGGATCACAGacactttaacctcctgagaccctgcgtcctcatacggggacgttaagttttacgttctattgcagcttattctgcttcatttaaacctgttgttcTCATTAGTGGATGCTTTAATCTttcatctagtggtagcaaaggttaaaacttatttatttttgcttattaatatttctagtttgatatgacgtgcaaatttaacaaattagcaatttttgctaattaggaagtactcgtttgaggacgttgggacttcattgatTGCAATTCTGTTTTGTCACACTATGGTgtcttctttataatataaataatgaaataaccacatatgaggacatagttttttaactgtgtttctAACTATAAGTAACTAAAGTACTACtccaatgcatctgaaaagacatcagctaacgctagcagaaGAACAGTCcagatcctctggacatcagtcagttaacaacttcaccaaatgtcctgtggtaacagagactatttgataaagttattagacctttagctgcagtacatgaAGAAGTGTTGTACTATTAAAAGATACTGATGGTGCTGAAGTGCAGCcagtttttatacagtctatacatgTCTGCaactcacagtatgtagcacatgagctgctGTTCTCAGCATGTATTCACATCaggaatatagatttcattcatttctattgtgtttttattagtgatgtcatcagagacatttatcctataactttaaaaaatctTTAGTCAACTTACCACTGTACACCCACATTTACATCTCATTCCTCTCTTTGAgacttttatgtattttatgtgttttagaGTTCAGTTATCTTTTGAtggtaaaacactgaaaataaatggaaaacatttatCTCATCTTAATAATAATTAGATGCCGTTCCACTCTTTGAAACACGCAGAGAGATCTAATTATATTTCCTACCTGTGCGCTCTCCCAGAGCATTGTAGCTGAGGTCGAGGTGCTGTAGCTTGGCGTTGGTGACCAGTGCTGGGCCGAGGTGTTCGGCGGATTGGTCTGTGAAATGATTTCCTGATAGACTGAGCCTCACCAGGGTGCTGTTTTCCTTAAGCATACTGGCCACGGCTCGGGCCCCATAATCCCCCAGATTGTTGTCCGATAGGTCCACGTCTGGGATTGTTGCACAAATTGAAATGTCAAGTGTTAAGTAAGGTGGAGAGAGGAGAACAAAAGCACAATATGATGAAGGAAAGCTATTCACTGCACCTTTCTGCACACTTTAACATCATACTGTTTTCTCTAGCCTTAGACGGTGCTGTTTATggcctgctgttgttgttgttgttgttggtgaacAGAATTTGACTGGAGGATTGTCTTTATTCATCATGTCCCATCAGAGGACTGGAATTTGCAGTGCCATCATGAGTTCAACAActgacactttaaaatgttcttCATGAGTCCACTGCCATAACACAATATCACACTTTTTACATCACCTGTGAGCCAACTTTTAATTTGTTCAGTGCTTTTTGGTTTATTCCTTTAGAGCTTGGTAGCAAATAATTTATTGAACATGGTTTTCAAAGTACGATGCATTGAAGTTTGATTTTAGGCTTGTTATTGTGATCTGTGGATGAGCTTATGGCAGAAGACAAGGAGTATAACTATGACAAAGGTCTAATGCACAACCATAAATCTGGCTTCATTTGGACACAGAGAAACTATTCTTTATTTTAGACACAGTGCCCAAGGATTTAATCCAATTATTAGCTAATTATTATTGAAAGCAGATGGATGCACACAGCTCTACGTTCACTGTCCTACTCTTACAGACAAGCATCTGTGTTACTGACATTAattcatgcaaataaaaatgttttcacttacTAAACTAAGCTAAGTTTACAGGGTGCAACTGATTCAAGTGAGTTGGGCAAGCTGTCGACACACTCCTCTAATTATTGCACCCTTCTCTGCTTTGCATCCAAACTGAGTCCAAAGACAAAGGCTGAGAGACCCTCATACATGCCTTCATCACCAGCCGTCTGGACTGCTACAGTCCTGTTCGGGGTATCCAGCAAAACACTGCCAGGGTTCACATCTACACCGAGCCCTGGCAGCACATCACCCCCACACTTATCCACCTTCACTGGCTCCCCATAAAACTCTTACAATTTCTTACAAAATCCTCCTTCTTACCTATAAAGCCCCCTGCTCCCTGGCCCCCCAGTACCTCTCAGACCTCCTCCACTCACACTTCAACACGAAGCCTGCGGTCCTCTAATCTGGGTCTTCTTTCCACCCCTCGTGCCCATCTGTTTACCCAGGCTGATGGCCCGTAGTCAGCCAGTCTTCTCGGTTAGCTCACCCTGTACTGTTCATCCTGTCTGTTTTGTCCAATTGTCTaaattttctcttctctgttcttGTAAAGGATCCTTGAGTGTTTAAGGTGCTATTTAAATGGaattcattattatcattattattattattattattattattattattattattattattattagtatagGCTGATCACAAAATGCTACTGttgaagtactattaaatgctgtAGATGGGGCtgagttgctgcctgtttttatacaggctatacatgtCTGCAGCTCAGGATATGCAGCACATGACCTGTCTATTCTCGGCATATGTGTTCAGGTCAAAAACAtagatttcattattttctactgGTTTTCATAAGGTGTAATCAGAGACTACTCGGTGTCGACTTGATTTTTGATCCCATAGTCGACTTGCAGCACTAGAAAACTTTATGTAAACTTTGCTGATCTCAGTCCTCTCAGAGTTCTCATTTGTTAACATGTAGGCTATATATAAAATTGGATTGTCACAAAGTTTAATTGGGCGCCTATTTGACTCATGGGAGTCCTTCTCCCTAAGCAGTCTGTTAGACTTTTGCAACATGACATTTAGCAAATATAAAACGGGGGGACCCCAGATGTTAAATCATGAGCTGTTAATATAATGGGGTTAGCATGTCGTGCAAGTGGGAGTGGGGATGGCACattagctggaaaaaaaagtgacccGGAGTGACGGCAGAAGGGCTGTAAACACGCTTAAGAGCCAAGTACAACCACCTGTAATGTAACAATTTTCCTTTAACATCTCGGCAATGGCAGCTCCGCCCATCTCTTCCATCCAATTATCTCTCAGGTCCAGCCGCAGTATTGAAGTGTTGGTTACCAGGGGAACCGCCAGTGCTTTGGTGCCCTgtaaacacacaaccaacatcccaccaccacgcacacacacacacactcaatgtGAAATTCTTGTGTTTGTTCACTGCAGCATATTTTCTTGTCTGTATTCCAGTTAAAAAGGTAGATGCACTGATGCAGGTGggcaggaaagagagaggaatatTAAACCTGTGTGagacaaatgaagcagaagggAGCTGTGTGGAGGCGTGGGTCAGAAATGAAGCTCACAGTACGTGAAAATTATAGTTCCTAGCACGGCTAATGAG includes the following:
- the lrrc74b gene encoding leucine-rich repeat-containing protein 74B isoform X2 yields the protein MHAAQTQCTDFISCTNIFWMVPKKKEDKLEICFCRKEGYLYPLKKNHIHSESKSWFMGRRRLRRSCCRCLLCWRTMTQEEKKALSQTGPKDQPDVSVLDGGEKEEDEEEETEGGGGGGERVASDEDYDTDLELRGEEEEYDPTGRTCYMRACKKFLVAPASHFLQHINNSQLDMMHRGLGPQGTKALAVPLVTNTSILRLDLRDNWMEEMGGAAIAEMLKENCYITDVDLSDNNLGDYGARAVASMLKENSTLVRLSLSGNHFTDQSAEHLGPALVTNAKLQHLDLSYNALGERTGQTLGDALSENTGLRSLSLAWNCIRGRGAVLLANGLGGNIFLRTVDLSFNGFGKEGAIALGQALKENNVLEELNVSNNRIPPEGAIRLATGLKIGRNPIQTTGCYGILKSIQENPDSAMEALDFSDITVNQDFDDLYTAVKEMFPVLRVNHGGRIGTFRKAKA
- the lrrc74b gene encoding leucine-rich repeat-containing protein 74B isoform X1; protein product: MHAAQTQCTDFISCTNIFWMVPKKKEDKLEICFCRKEGYLYPLKKNHIHSESKSWFMGRRRLRRSCCRCLLCWRTMTQEEKKALSQTGPKDQPDVSVLDGGEKEEDEEEETEGGGGGGERVASDEDYDTDLELRGEEEEYDPTGRTCYMRACKKFLVAPASHFLQHINNSQLDMMHRGLGPQGTKALAVPLVTNTSILRLDLRDNWMEEMGGAAIAEMLKENCYITDVDLSDNNLGDYGARAVASMLKENSTLVRLSLSGNHFTDQSAEHLGPALVTNAKLQHLDLSYNALGERTGQTLGDALSENTGLRSLSLAWNCIRGRGAVLLANGLGGNIFLRTVDLSFNGFGKEGAIALGQALKENNVLEELNVSNNRIPPEGAIRLATGLKVNKTIKLLNIGRNPIQTTGCYGILKSIQENPDSAMEALDFSDITVNQDFDDLYTAVKEMFPVLRVNHGGRIGTFRKAKA
- the lrrc74b gene encoding leucine-rich repeat-containing protein 74B isoform X3; this translates as MVHGKTSAEEELLPLPSVLEDDDAGRKSEKLQLGEKALSQTGPKDQPDVSVLDGGEKEEDEEEETEGGGGGGERVASDEDYDTDLELRGEEEEYDPTGRTCYMRACKKFLVAPASHFLQHINNSQLDMMHRGLGPQGTKALAVPLVTNTSILRLDLRDNWMEEMGGAAIAEMLKENCYITDVDLSDNNLGDYGARAVASMLKENSTLVRLSLSGNHFTDQSAEHLGPALVTNAKLQHLDLSYNALGERTGQTLGDALSENTGLRSLSLAWNCIRGRGAVLLANGLGGNIFLRTVDLSFNGFGKEGAIALGQALKENNVLEELNVSNNRIPPEGAIRLATGLKVNKTIKLLNIGRNPIQTTGCYGILKSIQENPDSAMEALDFSDITVNQDFDDLYTAVKEMFPVLRVNHGGRIGTFRKAKA
- the lrrc74b gene encoding leucine-rich repeat-containing protein 74B isoform X4, with product MHAAQTQCTDFISCTNIFWMVPKKKEDKLEICFCRKEGYLYPLKKNHIHSESKSWFMGRRRLRRSCCRCLLCWRTMTQEEKKALSQTGPKDQPDVSVLDGGEKEEDEEEETEGGGGGGERVASDEDYDTDLELRGEEEEYDPTGRTCYMRACKKFLVAPASHFLQHINNSQLDMMHRGLGPQGTKALAVPLVTNTSILRLDLRDNWMEEMGGAAIAEMLKENCYITDVDLSDNNLGDYGARAVASMLKENSTLVRLSLSGNHFTDQSAEHLGPALVTNAKLQHLDLSYNALGERTGQTLGDALSENTGLRSLSLAWNCIRGRGAVLLANGLGGNIFLRTVDLSFNGFGKEGAIALGQALKENNVLEELNVRSVGIPSRPLDATESLNLYRKTRIQPWRL